The Mustela nigripes isolate SB6536 chromosome 8, MUSNIG.SB6536, whole genome shotgun sequence DNA segment CAGGGCACTGGGGCAGGGGAGCTGGTGCAGCCGAACGTGGGCCTGCGGCCAACAGGGGGGCCGGCCTGCGGCACCACCGACGCTGAAGGTCGCTCCGCTGCAAGGCAGGGTCCCACTGGTCTCGGCGTTCGCAGCTCCGAGGTCCGTGGCTCCGGCAGGACCTTCCCGGACACTGTCCCACGGGGCGGGCCTCGCGGAGCAGAAGCCAGCGCGGGGGCTCGGCAGATCCAGCCCCTGCACCGGCCGCCCCCAGCCCAGCCGCTTCCAGGCGCGGCTGCAGAGCGCGGCCGGCGCAGGCCGGGACACGACGACTGCCACGCACTGAGGCCTCTGCGCCCGATGCTGCCTGCAGCCGGGCGGCCGCACGCCCCGAGCCTGCTCCCGGGGCCCGACGCGCCGCGCTCAGGGGTCGCACGGCCGCTGTGCGGAGGGACACCAGCTCGGGGCTCCTCCCGCCGCCGCACCCCTGCCCGCCAGCCTGCGAGCCGCAGGTCGCCCCGGCACCCGGCCTGGCACCGGGCTGTCCCCCCGCCGGTCAGACAGACGAGGCCCCCGCGGCCGACCCAGCGGCCTCCCACGGCACCGCACACGGGGCAGCCGCAGCCCCTGCCCCCGCACACCGGCCGCCGCAGCCCCTGCCCCCGCACACCGGCCGCCGCAGCCCGTCCCCGCACACCGGCCGCCGCAGCCCCTGCCCCCGCACACCCGCCGCCCCAGCCCGTCCCCGCACACCAGCCGCCGCGGCCCCTGCCCCCGCACACCGGCCGCCGCGGCCCTGGCCCCCGCACACCGGCCGACGCGGGGCAGCACCCAGGCTCAGCCCCGCCCCGCGGGGCCCCTGTCCCGCCCCGGGCAGCGCCGAGGAACGCCGTCGGCCCGCGCAGTGCGCCCCCCGCAGGCCGTGCCCCGCAGCGTCCAGGAAGGAGCACCCGCAACCCAGACAACGGCCCCCACGGCCCTCGGCCTGCCCAGGAGCGCCCCAGACCCAGCCACGCAGAGCGCCCCAAACCCAAGCAGCGTCCGGGACGCCTCGTGCCCCGAAGAGTAGCCCCCGAGCCGCAGCCACGTCCCGGAGCGCGCCCTGACCTCGCAGGTGGCCCCATGCCCGCCCCCTCGGACCCCGCAGCGCGCCCTCAGGCCTTCCCCGCGTCCCGGCGCCGTCCTCACCAGGCGCACAGCGGCAGTCGCGGCGAAGCCCACGCACCCGGCCAGGCCGCCGCGCCCCGGACCCCTCAGCTCCGCGTCGTCGCCGCCGCGCTAACAGCTGCCGCGCCGCCAACCGTCACCGCACGCCGGATCCCTCCGCGCCCGGTCCTGGCGCCCCGACGCCTAACCCGGCGAGCCGGCCCTCCCCGGAGCCGCGGAGCCGCGCCGCTCACCGTCCCTTCACCATCAGCCGAGGCTCCCTCCGACTCGCGGGCCGTCGCGGGGCGCGGACCCGGCAGAAGGGGCACCGCGTTCCTTTCCTGCGCGGAAGGACACCTGCGTCTGGCGGTGAACTCACCCGCACGTGACATCGGGCTAACGGCGCGGCGAGGACGTGCGCGCGCTGCGCCCTGATTGGCTGGCACGTGCACGGCGGTTTTCGGGGGGGCGGAGCCCCAGgagccccgccccaggccccgccccgagAGTAACCGCAGGTGGCGGACGCCAACACCTGCCTCGTTCGCCGCTAGGGAAGCCACGTGGAGCCAGGGCCGCGGCCTGGGTCAGCTGTGAGAGCCGGACCAGGTGCAAAACAGCGGACTGAACCTTGGGTGGCCCCTTCAAATGGGAGGCTATTTAGCTCCTCAAATCGAGAGATGAGATTCGAATTTTGCCCCCAAGAAAAGAAAGCGCATTCCAGAGCCTGAATGCGGGGCGGCTGTGCACCTGCCCATTTACGTGTGCACAGACGGTGTGCCGAGTGCACGCGTGTGGACGTGTATGGCGGTGGTCGGCCGCCGCATTTATCTGCATCTACCTGCACCGTCACCTACGGGGCGGGTCAAAGCACGGGGGCCGCGCCCCCTCCCCGGGGACTCGGCAGGTTCAGTTGGCCCGGCCAGCTACTCCCCGTCTCTTGACAAATCGCTCCTGACGCTGCCCCAGCTGCTCCGGGGTCCGCCTGAATACGAGGTCCCGGAATTAGATGCCTTCGTTGAGAATTTGTTTCGTCGTTGGGCAAACCCAACGCAATTGAAACTATTGTAAACATAGTAAAATAGGGCAGTTTTTTGGTCAGACTGGGAAATGGGATTCTATGTAGCTAGAGAAGTCTAGTAATGATTCAGGGGTTTCTTAAGGATGGAGTGTAGGGGGGCAGTGGCAACAGTTATCTGGAGGGACTGTCTTAAAGCTGCATTTATACAGCAAACATTTAATTAATGCTTATGCATGTATTCAGGGcgcttggggtggggtggggcagaagtTTTCCCAAGCCACCTCCCCAAGTCTACTGTCGCCCCTGTGGGTCAGAAGGAGCCCTCTGGGTTTCAGGGTGTACCTCACTCACTTGATTGTCAAAACCGAGAAGGGGGAAACTTCTGAAAAACACATTCCCAGGTAATCCTGACTGAAGAGATTTGGAATGGGAGCCAAGTATTTTAAGAGACACCAGGTGATTTTTCTGCTGAGAAAATTTTGAGCAATGTAAGGCAAGATCTGTGATCTTGACATCGTACACAAAGAAAGGATTAATGTGAAAAGGGGAGACACCCAATCAGTTTTTTTGTGTGGGGGGATGACttcactttataaaaatagaaggcactgtttggggaaaaaaaacgaTACAAACCTTCACTTTTCTAAGAGGAATTTAACATGTTGGTGAGAAAGATGTTCTGTGGTCTTGCCAGCAGATGGAGcgagaaaacaagaaataagtcTACAGTTTCAACTGGGTGCAGGGGCAAGAAATACCAGGCATGCAGCTTACAGCAAAGAAGTCACCCTTTTCCcgtttctcttctctgtgtgcCTAAACTTCTTGGGACTGCTAAGCATACACCATCCGCAGAGCATCTTGGTGTGTGCATTGTATGAAATGCGTGGTTTCTAAAAACATAGGAAGTTGTGATTCAGCAAGATGGAGGCAAACCCCTCGTGCTTCTGATGGTGCAAACAGTGCAACTCACAAACCtcccctaaaatttaaaaagaaaagctacagagAGACATTGGGGAAGCAGCATTTTTTTCAAGAGTTTCGACATCGACAGCATGACACAGTGGCTCCAGTTACTGGATACAACTGTGTTGCCCCTGCTAGAAACTGAAAAGTGAAGGGATATAGATTCTCCTTCCAGGAGTTTGGTCAGGTGCTGGGGAGTAGGGGGGTGGGCGGAGAGGTGGGAGTCCATCCCGGAGAGGGAGCAGAACACTACGAGGGACCTGGCTGCTGGGAGGGAGGTCACTTGGCAGATGCTGATGCTGCGGTCTGAAAGGGTGAATGGGATTTGCAGGGATCCCTGTGGCCCAAGCCGGTGGGGATGTTTAGGGAGCATCTAGCTATTTGGCCCAGCAGGAGTGATCACTGAGGGGGTGACACTGAGCTGCAGACCAGGTTCTAGAAGTTGAATGACAATAAACAATGTCCAGGCTGCTGAATACACCTTGCTAGATGGTGTGAATAAGACACGCTCTCTGTCGTCCTGATGATGCCAAGCCCCAGGACCCCCAAGGGGAACATGTCACAGCTAAGCCAGGCACAGAACAGGGTGAGAGGCAGGGACTGTGTCCACAGGCCTGTAAGCTCCATACCTGAACTGGTCAGAGGTTTTTGGGTCCTAGCCAGACTCTACCAAGAGGGAAGGAGGGCTCAGATTTGCTGGCTCTCATGCGATTTTATCATTGTTGTTTGCTTTGATTCCTTGAGGGGAAATTCATACAAGATGAAATTAACCATTTTACAGCGAACAGTTGAGTGGTACTTTGCACCTCCACAGCGTTGTGCCAGCACCACTTCtctctagttccagaacatttccatcatcccagagCAAAACCCCACTCCTTTTAAGCTGTCATTCCCTGTTCACTCCTCCCTGCCAGCCCCAGCCACTGCaaatctttctgtctctatggatttacctccTTTACTTGTGTCACGTGAACAGACTGATACGATGTGTGGTCCTTTGTGGctttctgccttctttcactgAGCCTCATGTTTTCAAGGTCGGTCCTGAACGCTGTAGCATGGAtcagttcttccttcctttttatggctgaataatattcccctGTGTGAAGAGACCAcatctgtttatccatttacctgttgaAGGATGGGTCTAATGTTTTTAAAGGGAAGCAGGGATCCTGGACACCTGTGAACTCATGGTCAGCCCATGGCCACTGGGTTCGTGACCACATCCCATCCTCGTGTCCAAATCCAGGGGACACCTTTTGGACCTGCCTGTCTTCTCTATACCATTGAGAGTGATGCTTCCTCTTTTTACCCCAACAGTATCACATCCTGCCTGGACCTGGGTGTTGTTCCTCCATCTCCGGCTAGTCCTTCTGTGTATGATTCATAGATGTGCCTTCTGCCTGGGACCTAGATGTGCATGGCAGCGGTTCCCAAAGTGTGGTCCTCATCACCAAGAGTCTGCAGGAGGTTTTTGGGTCCCACCCCAAGACTGTGGTTGAACCAGGATCTTGAAGGTAAGGCCAGAAACCTGTGTCAAAGTGGCCTGCTGATCGGCTCTGAACCACTGGGTAGTGTGAGATCCATGGAGCCTACTCCCCGAGCAAGGGGTTGAGATTGGCACCCACTCGGTCTTGGGGTGGCTCACTTATTGCCATGACCTCAGACGTCCTCTTGAGCTCAATGGCCCTAGTGTCTGTGGGTTGCTGCTGAGCCCCATTCCGGTATAGTCTAGTAGGGGTTCCTCTGTTCCTGGTCACTTTGGGAATAGTCTCATTAGCAGGAGGTACAAACAGCGGTGGGAGTTTGGGAGAGCGTCTACTCAGAACGagctttttctaaaaacaaaaaaagaaatgaagcttcAGTGATTTTTGAGGTGTTGGTGTCACTGATGCCCTCCCGTGCTCCTGGGTCTCTCTTTGAGGTGTCTGTGGGCAGGGCTCCACGGCCATCCCGTGTCCTGCCTGTGGTCAGACCACTGGGACCTCTTACAACTTGCGTGTGGCCCGCAGGCAGCGGCTTGGGGTACGGAATCCAACTCACTCACTCTGAACCAACCTTCTCCCAGTGGGATAAGCTTCTGGAACAGATAGATTCCTGCAGTGGAACCATGGTGGGAAAACACGATGGGGtccctgaggggctcagtcatcaagcgtatgcctttggctcaggttatgatcccagggttctgggatcgagccccccatcaggctccctgcttggcaggaagcctccttctccctctctctcccacttcccctatttgtgttccctttctcgctgtgtctctctctgtcaaataaataaataaaatcttaaaaaaaaaaaaaaaagaaagaaagaagaaaaggaaagaaaaaaagaaaaacaactaaaaatgctAACAGAACCAAACAGCAAGACTGTATTAAAACCAACACTTGCGCTTATGGTATAAGCATTGTGTGGTCCTACATGCTGAACCCCACGGGTCTGATAGGCTCGTTGCTCACTTGAAAAATATGAACGGTAGTAAGAAGGAgatctttttctcaaataagaaTTTTgtctttcaagttttcattttaaagatgaaatttgatgaaatacatagtttttaaatttatcatgtAATATAGGAATATATgataatatacaaatgtagttaatgcatatcataaaaatatgtaaggaattaaaatataaaataatatataaatatataagatatgtaaaatgtataaatatataaaatgatatataaataataaattatataaaataataattttctaaaatgaaattttaggggtgcctgggtggctcagtgggttaaagcctctgccttcggcttaggtcatgatctcagggtcctgggatcgagcctcacatcgggctctctgctcagcagggagcctgcttcctcctctctctctgcctgcctctctgcctacttgtgatctctgtcaaataaataaataaagtcttaagaaatgaaatttcatctttaaaactTGCAAAAGTGAAATTTTTCCTTGCGATCTTTATTTTGGAACCTATTTTTCATGTGCATAGTAGAGTGTACTGTAACTAAGCGTAAATGTCTTGGGCGCACGTGCCCCAAACACTTACCGTGAAGCGTGCTGGACATGGCCGGGAGTCTGCCTTCTGCCCGGCAGCCGGGCCAGCCCTGTGCCCGGGGCACTCCCGCGGCTCGGCTCGGACAGCACCCCTCCAAGAAGTTTTCCTTCGGAGTTTGTCCCCTCTCTAGGAGGGCTCTCCTCTCTGGGCTTGCGGCTTGTGTCCTGCGTGTGTTCAAGCCTGTGGCTTGCTGCCTTGGGAGTGAACCCTTCCCCACTAGTTCCTTTTGTTATTCAGgaagctccctgaggacaggacCTGTCTCCCCCAGTTGGGTGTGTGATCTGGCAATACTGCTGAATAAATGAGCAGAGATGCCCGCCTTCAGCTCTACGTAAAGGCTGCGTGTTGTGAGCACACGGCCCTTTCCACTCCAGGGGCCTCCCCGCGTCAGGTGAGGGTGAGAGTCACCAGCCATCGGCCTGCTGGTGCCTCTTTCCCCTTCAAATACTGTGTC contains these protein-coding regions:
- the LOC132023739 gene encoding proline-rich protein 2-like — translated: MYTLQRPPAKAVPETRSRGHETPGSGEARRVQLQDADSEVRGSGRTFPDTVPRGGPRGAEASAGARQIQPLHRPPPAQPLPGAAAERGRRRPGHDDCHALRPLRPMLPAAGRPHAPSLLPGPDAPRSGVARPLCGGTPARGSSRRRTPARQPASRRSPRHPAWHRAVPPPVRQTRPPRPTQRPPTAPHTGQPQPLPPHTGRRSPCPRTPAAAARPRTPAAAAPAPAHPPPQPVPAHQPPRPLPPHTGRRGPGPRTPADAGQHPGSAPPRGAPVPPRAAPRNAVGPRSAPPAGRAPQRPGRSTRNPDNGPHGPRPAQERPRPSHAERPKPKQRPGRLVPRRVAPEPQPRPGARPDLAGGPMPAPSDPAARPQAFPASRRRPHQAHSGSRGEAHAPGQAAAPRTPQLRVVAAALTAAAPPTVTARRIPPRPVLAPRRLTRRAGPPRSRGAAPLTVPSPSAEAPSDSRAVAGRGPGRRGTAFLSCAEGHLRLAVNSPARDIGLTARRGRARAAP